The genomic DNA TTGAACCGGATGAAGCGAAACCCGGTGAAAAAATCACCATCAAGGGTGAAAATTTCGGGAGCAAGGAATGCTTCCATGGCGTGACCTTCAGCGCCGCCTCCAAGGAAAAGATCGACTACCGTTTCGTGAACGAGACTACGATCGAGGCCGTAGTGCCTGAGGCGAAAGCCGGCATGTCCTTTATCATCGTGGTGGCCGGCGGAGGCAGCGCCCAATCGAAGCCCCTCCTCATTCAACCCAAGTAAGAGACTCATCAGGCAGGAGGTGCCTCACCTCCTGCCCGTTTCCGCCCCTCCCACGGTCCATCCTTTCGTCCCGGTTCGTCTCGACAACTCTCTTGACCCTATGCTAGGTTACGCGATCTTTTTGGAGGCGGATCAGAGGTGAGCTACGGCTCCAAGCCTCTCGCAATCCCATCATGTTTCGGAAGATCCTTATTGCCAACCGTGGCGAAATCGCCATGCGCATCATCCGTGGCTGTCGTGAGCTCAATATCGCGACAGCGGCGATCTATTCTGAAGCCGATTCCTCCGGGATTTACGTCAAAAAAGCCGACGAGTCCTACCTCGTAGGCCCGGGCCCCGTCAAAGGTTTCCTGGACGGAAAGCAGATCGTGGAAATCGCCAAGCGCATCGGCGCCGACGCAATCCATCCCGGATACGGATTCCTCTCTGAAAACACCAAATTCGCCCGGCTCTGCCAAACCTCCGGCATCACCTTTATCGGTCCGTCTCCCGAGACGATCGACCTCATGGGCAGCAAAGTAAAGGCGCGACAGATCGCCCAACAGGCAGGCGTCCCGATCGTCCCCGGCACCGAAGGCGGAGTCACCAGCGTCGACGAAGCCCTGGCCTTCGCCCATCAGATCAACTACCCGGTCATGATCAAGGCCAGCGCCGGCGGCGGGGGACGAGGCCTGCGTGTGGTTCGCTCCGATCAGGAATTGCGGGAAAACATTGACGTCGCGTCGCGAGAAGCGCAAGCCGCGTTCGGCGACGGCAGCATCTTCATCGAGAAATACATCGAGCGTCCGCACCATATCGAATTTCAAATCCTGGGCGACAAACACGGCAACATCATCCACCTGGGCGAGCGGGATTGTTCCATTCAGCGTCGGCACCAGAAACTGATCGAAATCGCCCCGTCATTGATCCTGACACCCAAACTGCGCGCCCAAATGGGCGAGGCCGCCATTGCCATCGCGAAAGCGGTGCACTACGACAATGCCGGCACCGTCGAGTTTCTCCTCGACCATGAGGGTCATTTCTATTTCATGGAAATGAATCCCCGCCTCCAGGTGGAACATACCGTCACGGAACAGATCACGGCCATCGACATCGTCCGGAATCAAATTTCCATTGCGGCGGGGAAGCCGTTGGAGATCCGGCAAAAGGATGTGACCCTGCAGGGCCATGCGATTCAGTGCCGCATCAATGCCGAAGACCCCCGCAACAACTTCATGCCCTGTACGGGCACCATCACCGCCTACTTGTCACCCGGCGGGATCGGGGTCCGCATCGACGGCGCGGTTTATCGGGATTATACGATTCCTCCCTACTACGATGCGCTGCTGGCGAAACTCACCGTCCGCGGGCGCACATGGGAAGAGGCCGTCAGCCGCATGCGGCGCTCGCTGGAAGAATATGTCCTGCGCGGGGTGAAGACGACCATTCCGTTCATGAAGAACGTGATGATGGAACAGGATTTTCAAGCCGGACGATTCGATACGTCCTACCTGGAAACCCATCCGGACCTGTATCAATACGAAGAATCCGAGGAGCCTGAAGACCTGGTGCTGGCGATCTCCGCAGCGATCGCCGCGTACGAAGGACTCTGACCTCCCCAGCCACTCGGCACCAACACCTCAACCCTGTTACGCGAGCGGATTCGCCGCCGAAGGCCGCCAGTATGGCAACGAAAAAGACCAAGAAAACCGCCCCGAAGAAAAGCCCCGCGAAGAAGAACGTGCCTGCAAAACCCAGCCGGCCCGCGGCCTCACGCGCCGTCCAGGTTACGCAGCCGGCGAGCCCTGAGTTCCGCGTGACCCCGGCGCCGGGGAAGAAGCTGTTGATGACCGAGGTCGCGTTGCGCGACGGGCATCAATGCCTGCTCGCGACCAGGATGCGCACCGAGGACATGTTGCCCATCGCCCAAAAGCTGGACGCCGTGGGATTCTGGTCGTTGGAGGTCTGGGGCGGCGCGACCTTCGATACCTGCCTCCGGTTCCTCAAAGAAGATCCGTGGGAACGTCTGCGCGCCCTCCGCGCGGCGATGCCGAAGACGAAACTGCAAATGTTGTTGCGCGGCCAGAACCTGGTCGGGTATCGCCACTACGCCGACGACGTGCTGGAGAAGTTTATCGAGCGCTCGGCATTTAACGGCATCGATGTCTTCCGCATCTTCGACGCCCTCAACGACGTCCGCAATCTGGAGCGGGCCATCCGTGAAGTCAAAGCCTGCGAAAAGCATGTGGAAGCGGCCATCTCCTACACCACCAGCCCGGTCCACCGGCTGGATGGGTTCGTCACGATGGGCAAACGGTTGGAAGACCTGGGCGCGGATACCATCTGCATCAAAGACATGGCCGGGCTACTGGCGCCTGCCGATGCCTACCGTCTGGTCAAGAGCCTCAAAGCGGCGGTTCGCGTGCCCATCCACCTACACTCCCACTACACGTCGGGCATGGGAACCATGTCGGCCCTGATGGCGGTCATGGCCGGACTCGATCTCCTGGACACCTCGATTTCTCCGCTTGCCGGAGGCGCCTCGCATCCCCCCACCGAGTCCATGGTGGCTGCGTTACGGGGCACGCCCTATGACAGCGGATTGGACCTGGAAGATCTGCAGCCCATTGCAGAGCATTTCCGAAACGTGCGCCGGAAGTACCGGCAGTTTGAAAGCGACTTCACCGGTGTGGACGCTGAAATTCTGACGTCCCAGATTCCCGGCGGCATGCTCTCCAATCTCGCTGCGCAATTGGCCGAACAAAACGCCTTGGACCGAATGAAAGAAGTGATGGACGAAATCCCCCGTGTCCGCAAAGACATGGGGTATCCGCCGCTCGTCACGCCGACCAGCCAGATCGTCGGCACGCAGGCCACCCTCAACGTGCTCACGGGTGAACAGGGCGAGCGGTACAAGGTCATCACCACGGAAACCAAGAATTATTTCCTCGGTCTCTACGGTCGGGCTCCCGGTCCCCTCGATAAAGAAATCATGGCACGGGCCATCGGGGACGAAGAGCCCGTGAAGGGCCGACCGGCCGACCGGCTTGAATCGGAATTTGAAAAACTCAAGAAGGACATGCCCGAGTCCGCCACGACGCTGGAAGACCAACTGTCGTTCGCCCTCTTCCCCGCGATTGCCAGGGATTTCTTCGAAGCACGCGAACGGGGCGACCTGCGGGCAGAGCCGCTGGAACCGACGGAAACGAAGGGTCCTGCCGTGGCCCACGATCTCCACCTCGCGCCGGCTGAATTCAACATCACCGTGCACGGCGAGAATTATCATGTCGTGGTCTCGGGCTCAGGCCGCACCACCGACGGCCGCAAGCCTTACTACATTCGGGTCAACGACCGGCTGCAGGAAGTCTCACTGGAACCGCTGCAGGAAGTGCTGGCCGGTGTGCCAGAATCCCCCGGAGCCGGCAGCACGAGCAAGCCGAAACGTCCCCGGCCGACCAAACCCGGCGATGTCGCCCCGCCCATGCCGGGTCGTGTCGTGAAAGTTCTGGTGACGGACGGCGCCCAGGTGAAGACCGGTGATCCGCTCCTGATCATTGAGGCCATGAAAATGGAAAGCCAAGTCCCGGCGCCGATGGACGGGCGAGTCACGGCCATTCTGGTCGTCGAGGGAGACAGCGTCAAAATCGACGAAACCGTCATTCAACTGGAGTAGCCGTGAGGCTCCCGGCGTGGCAGGTGCGGTGTACCGCCGTCGCGTCGTCACACGTCCTAACCTTGTGTCTCGCGGCGGTCCTCATGAGTGGTTGTGCGGCGCCTCCAGAGATTCCCCGCTGGTTCGACGGCTTCCAACGATTTCCCATCCGCACCGCCTCGGTCAACGGTCACCGCATCGCCTATCTCGACGAAGGCCAGGGCCCGCCGCTCATCCTGCTCCACGGGTATGGCGGTTCGATGTGGCAGTGGGAATATCAGCAGCTTCCCCTCTCCCGACAGTTCCGCGTCATCACGCCCGACCTGATCGGGTCAGGCCTCTCGGACAAACCCCCTCTCGACTATCGGCCTGAAGAGTTGATCGAATCGATCCGCGGCCTCATGGATGCGCTCGGACTTCCGACCGCCACCTTAATCGGCAACTCCATGGGAGGCGGCGTGGCCATCGGCATGGCCCTGACCCATCCTGATCGGGTGTCCCGCCTGGTGTTGATCGACAGTTTGCCCGATCATGTTCGCGAACGACTGGTCAGTCCGCTGATGCAACGCGCCCTGAACACCAGCGTCCCCGCATGGCTGGCCCGCTTCGGAGCCCTGTTCGTGGGCAACCGCACCATGGAGGCCGTGCTGAAAGAAATCATTTACGACCATACGTTGGTGACACCGGCGGTATTGGACCGCTCCAATCGGAACCGGCAACGGGAGGATATGATTACGCCCCTCATGTCGCTCCGGGACAGCCTGCCCCTCTGGGAGCAGCACTTTGCGCCCAAGCTCAAGGAGATCCGGCATCCCACCCTGATCCTCTGGGGCGAACAGGATCGCCTTTTCCCCCCGCAGGTCGGCCGCGACCTCCAGACCACGATTCCGCAGGCCCGGCTCATCATGATCCCCGAAGCCGGCCATATCCCGCAGTGGGAACAACCGCAGGTGGTAAACCGGCACATTACGGAATTCCTGCAACCTTGACAGCCCAACGAACCGGCCATACAGTGACAGAGCACACTGAGACGACAGTCCTCTTCGATGGAGATATTCTATGGCATTGCCCTGTACCCGCATGATCCCCGGCGCTTCGACGTCTCACTTTCTAGCGGCCCTGCTGTGCCTGGGCC from Nitrospira sp. ND1 includes the following:
- the oadA gene encoding sodium-extruding oxaloacetate decarboxylase subunit alpha, yielding MTEVALRDGHQCLLATRMRTEDMLPIAQKLDAVGFWSLEVWGGATFDTCLRFLKEDPWERLRALRAAMPKTKLQMLLRGQNLVGYRHYADDVLEKFIERSAFNGIDVFRIFDALNDVRNLERAIREVKACEKHVEAAISYTTSPVHRLDGFVTMGKRLEDLGADTICIKDMAGLLAPADAYRLVKSLKAAVRVPIHLHSHYTSGMGTMSALMAVMAGLDLLDTSISPLAGGASHPPTESMVAALRGTPYDSGLDLEDLQPIAEHFRNVRRKYRQFESDFTGVDAEILTSQIPGGMLSNLAAQLAEQNALDRMKEVMDEIPRVRKDMGYPPLVTPTSQIVGTQATLNVLTGEQGERYKVITTETKNYFLGLYGRAPGPLDKEIMARAIGDEEPVKGRPADRLESEFEKLKKDMPESATTLEDQLSFALFPAIARDFFEARERGDLRAEPLEPTETKGPAVAHDLHLAPAEFNITVHGENYHVVVSGSGRTTDGRKPYYIRVNDRLQEVSLEPLQEVLAGVPESPGAGSTSKPKRPRPTKPGDVAPPMPGRVVKVLVTDGAQVKTGDPLLIIEAMKMESQVPAPMDGRVTAILVVEGDSVKIDETVIQLE
- the accC gene encoding acetyl-CoA carboxylase biotin carboxylase subunit, whose product is MFRKILIANRGEIAMRIIRGCRELNIATAAIYSEADSSGIYVKKADESYLVGPGPVKGFLDGKQIVEIAKRIGADAIHPGYGFLSENTKFARLCQTSGITFIGPSPETIDLMGSKVKARQIAQQAGVPIVPGTEGGVTSVDEALAFAHQINYPVMIKASAGGGGRGLRVVRSDQELRENIDVASREAQAAFGDGSIFIEKYIERPHHIEFQILGDKHGNIIHLGERDCSIQRRHQKLIEIAPSLILTPKLRAQMGEAAIAIAKAVHYDNAGTVEFLLDHEGHFYFMEMNPRLQVEHTVTEQITAIDIVRNQISIAAGKPLEIRQKDVTLQGHAIQCRINAEDPRNNFMPCTGTITAYLSPGGIGVRIDGAVYRDYTIPPYYDALLAKLTVRGRTWEEAVSRMRRSLEEYVLRGVKTTIPFMKNVMMEQDFQAGRFDTSYLETHPDLYQYEESEEPEDLVLAISAAIAAYEGL
- a CDS encoding IPT/TIG domain-containing protein produces the protein MRTIVTCMLGCTLLLGTTFVTVPAGHAQEGAMVEGAGYTMFNTESIKGSDTSKLESDPVCDRSKRPSIAKVEPDEAKPGEKITIKGENFGSKECFHGVTFSAASKEKIDYRFVNETTIEAVVPEAKAGMSFIIVVAGGGSAQSKPLLIQPK
- a CDS encoding alpha/beta fold hydrolase, yielding MSGCAAPPEIPRWFDGFQRFPIRTASVNGHRIAYLDEGQGPPLILLHGYGGSMWQWEYQQLPLSRQFRVITPDLIGSGLSDKPPLDYRPEELIESIRGLMDALGLPTATLIGNSMGGGVAIGMALTHPDRVSRLVLIDSLPDHVRERLVSPLMQRALNTSVPAWLARFGALFVGNRTMEAVLKEIIYDHTLVTPAVLDRSNRNRQREDMITPLMSLRDSLPLWEQHFAPKLKEIRHPTLILWGEQDRLFPPQVGRDLQTTIPQARLIMIPEAGHIPQWEQPQVVNRHITEFLQP